The DNA region TGGGTGACTCATTCTGCCCTTTTCATAATTGAGCATTGAGCTTTTTGTCTACTGACTTgagttgtttgttttatatgtcctgcacatactgtaatgtgttGCAGCATAGACATTTCTctgattaattttaaaaaggacaCAAGTAATAACTAATAATCCTTAATAAGCAGCGAGATATAACAGTAACTCCTAGGTACTACTCCTCATCATACATAAGTTGGCAAgaagtttttctttttgcattgtCTACTGTCCACTGAAAGTATAAAAGACTCATAAGACGAAGCGCTTTATTCATTAATTTGTAATTATTGTAAAAGTGTGTTGTACAAGTGTCTTATACAGTAACTGAGTGATTTTGGTTACTGAAGAGTTCAGTTCACTAAACTGGACAACAGCACAATGtttggctgttgctgtggcTGTTGCTGGTCTTTGTTCGTCTctactgttgtttctgattgaCGTTTTCCAAAGCAGTTTTTTGTTAGTTGTCTACTTTTGAAAAGAGATACGTAGGGAATTATTCAACATAGATTTAGTTACATTTAAGCTTAAAATTTTAcatgtttaaatgaaaacacttcttttgtacagtacattgtacTTACTTATTTTCAGATCTTTCTGTAATTTAGAGGTTGCTCATTTGCATAGAAGCTTTATGTGTATATGTTTGctttttgtattaaaaaaacaaagtataCAGTGATGAATTATAAAGCTTATTCATTAATCAACTAAACTGTGTAATTAAGCCCAATAGGTGGTTAAAATGTGGTGGATAAGTACAATAAGTAATTTTTTAAGAATTAGTAACACAGTTgttcaacattaaaataaaatcctttATCTACAGAAGAGTCCTTTAATCAAATATATGTAAAACATGGTTACAGCATATGTATATGCTGTAACCAGCAATAATTACCTGGACTGTGTCGATCAAGTGAAGATAAATATCCAGTTCAGTTACTGTAGGCTGTAAAGGCAAACACGGTGCCACGGGTGTATGAACAAACCATTTGTCCTGATGTTAATCACTTcagtgcatatactgtactctACTATAACATGTTGCCAGCACAAAGATGCTCAGGCTCATCCCACAAAAGACCTTTGAAAAGCCAGTTctgccagttttttttttttacgaaaAAGCAGTGTTGTcttcctgctctgtctgaaACTACATCTACACTActttttataaaacatttcaGGGCTTTAATCACTGCTTTGAATTTGGAAAATTTAAGTTTTTAAGGCTGCAACCAGATTTCCAGGAGGCAGGTTTTAAGAAGTCACTCAGGCACCACTGAGTGACTTCTTAAAACCAGCACTacgtgcacacatgcatgcactgAGACTTTCATTTCTTATGTGTACAGTAAACTGATTTTGTTATTTTcaacagtactgtatatgaccACAAGAGGAAGCCAAAGATGCCTATTTCCTTTACTAAACCCAATTTGTTATGTGCATCCACCCACTCATCTTGAGCTGCTTGTTTGCTCATGCTCTGATTATACAGAGACCGGACAGCCCTTACAAAGAGCCTCAGACTCCATACTCCCCGAGCACCCCCCACAGAAGGTTACGGGGGATGAATGCCCTCTCCAAGTCAACAAAACACCTCTGGACTGGTTGGAAGGGAGGAAGTCCTGTGACAAAATCCATGGCGAGATGGGACCACGTCCTGTGGGGCACCGGAAAAGGACGAACAAACCCCACTGGGAGTTGGTGAGATGGCTTGTGAATGGCACAGAGGGGGTAGGCCGCAACGTACTCCTGGACCTCTGTTCGCATGCCTGACCACCAGGAACAACGCCCAATGACAAACATAGTTCCACAGACACCTGGGTGGCTGGAGAAAGGTAATGCATGGGCCCAATGGATCACGTCGCCTCGGAGACCTGGAGGCATGAACTGTCGGGGCCGGCAGGTGTCTTGACAAAGCGGACCAACATGCACGGCGACAGAGACCAGCAGGTATGTACAGTCTTTAATGTTCACAGTGGTTCCAGGCACATATACAGCACAGGCACAGAGTCATGTAACAAGGTTCCGTTAAAAGAGCAGGCAACAGctatggtcagacaggcagtgtCGCAACAGGATAGCTTGGCTAAGGTACTAATGGACTGGACTGGATCAAGGTTGAGGTACAGGCAGAGTTGGCAACAGGATAAGCTCAGCTAAGGTACAAGCACGAACTGGCAAGAACGGTAGCTGGAACTATGGACGAAACAATGCTGGAAAGCGGAAGTAAATCAGTGACAATCTGGCGGAGGTCTGAGGTCAGTACTGGATGTTAAATACCCTGTCTTAATTAGAGATTACCAACAGCTAATCACTAGACATGGACTTAACAGAAccggaagtattacaaaataaaacaggaaatgataacAATGGCTACGGAAATAGATAGAAACATGACATGAACAAATGGTTAGGAGGGCAAGATGGGGGCCCCGGCTGACCCCTGGAGGCCTCCTTCAACCAAGCTTCGATGGACCATGTGACCGCCCCCACCACGCATCTGGCAGGGAGGATGGGGCCCGGCTCCTCGGGATCGTTCTCTGGCTTGTGAGCCGGGACAAGGCGTCAGGCTTGGTATTGCAGTAAAGGTTGGCGAAGCCCAGGAAGTGTTGCACATCCCGTCGTCACATCCGCCAGTCCTCCACCGCCTGTGTCTTGGTTGGGTCCATGAGAATCTGTCCACAAAAGTTGACAAATCCCAGGAACAAGACTGTGAGGGCATGACATTCACACTTTTCGGCTTTTACATATAATTTGAGCAGACGCTTAAGCACCCCTCAAACCCGGCGGTCCTCCTTAAACCGGGAAAAGACCAAGACGTCATCTAAGTAaacgaaaacaaagtcatttatcatgtcACCAAGTACCTTATTAACCCACCCCTGCAAGACGGCCGGAGCATTGGTAAGTCCAAACGGCATGGCCAAATACTTAAAATGGCCATTGGCAGTGTTGAAGGTGGTCTTCTACTCGTTCCCCTTTCTAATCCGGATCAGGTGGTAGGCGTTTCTAAGGTCGAGCTTGGTGAAGAGCGTGGCTCCTGATAGCAGCTCAAAGGCGGACGACAACAGGGGAAGCGAGTACAAATCCCTGATCGTGACATTGTTAAGACCGTGGTAGTCGATGCAGGGCCAAAGAAAGCCATCCTTCTTACTGACATAAAAGAAGCCGGCTCCAGCCGGTGAAGATGAGGGCCGAATGAGGGCTCCCTCCAGATACTCCTTCACAGCGGCTCATTCATTGGGAGACTCCCCTTGGGAGGCACGGTCCCTGGTTTCAGGTTGATGGCACAGTCCCGGTCACGATGGGGGGTAAAGAAGTAGCCCTCTGCTTACTAAAACAATAACAAGGGGGCACACCGCCCAAATTCCCCGGTTCTGACTCACCTCCGTCCAGGTCAGCAGGAGGGACCAGCTCCAGATTGGCATCCAACTTGAAACATTTGCTGCCACACCCACTCCTCAATCTCACCACTCTGCCAGTCGGCCCCTGAGTCAATGAGGACTGCTTGCTGAATGGTGTTGTAACCGACCTGCAGGGTGATAGTGGAAAGCGGCGGAAGCATCCTTGAAGACAGTGTGGCTCACCACTTGCCTCCAACCTAGTGGTGAGCCAGCCCTTTTAGCGGACAGCTCACAGCAAGATGGCCAGACTGGCCGCAGTATAAACAGAGACCCAGGTGGCGATGCAGAGTCTTCTCCATGCTCGTCAGACAGGCGTGACCcagctgcatcggctcctcAGGCGGTAACTTGGATCCAGAGACGCCAGCGAATGAAGGCTCCGACTCTCCGGCTTGCTCCCGGGGCTCCAGCTGCCGAGGAccgtcatgatccgtgtctcaGACGCGCACCGTTCCGCTCTGACCTTCGCTTCTCCTCGCGCTCGCATCCTCCCTGCCTGATGTTCACAAGCCTTTGCGCCTCCACATCTCGAGGTGGGAGATGGCATTAGCCACCTTAGAGCGTTCCGTGGGGAAGGAGGGCGCATGCAACTGTCCCAAACTGCTCCCtgctaacaatctggcaaagccTCGGGTGAGTACTGGTGCTTAAAACCCGGTGGAACAGAAAACcgaaaatacaaaaataaaaaggcacaaCGACCATATAAAGACAGAGATACCAggacacaacacagcagaccacaaggaaacaaaagcaggaatCATTTTTTAGGGCCCTATACAGTAGATCTGTAAAGGGCCAGATGTTTTAAAGGTTGCACACCAACATTTAGCCTTTAGATAAcgttactgtacattatactGTAGTTCCAGGAAGGCAAATTATAGGTTCAATTGGAGACTTTTACTTTGAGGTCAGCTGGAGGAAAAGACACAGTTGTTTGAATATGACACTGTCACACATGGCTATAGGTTATTTTAAGACTGTAGAAATGTCACAGACACAGTCTTCACTGTCGTTAAGACAAAAATAGCAGCAGATTAGTTACAGTACACTCGTCTTGTGTTTGGACATCTCATTCAATGCAGCACCCAATACATGTGGTACAGTAGATAATCATGATCACTTTTTGCTACAAACTTTAACTCTACTTTAATTTTCTTTGTTGATATGCTTATCGCTGCGtgtgtttatatatactgtacaatatgtgtATGTAAGCAGACACGAATCACTCTGTGATAGCACATAATTTAATCCGGTGTAGACAGAAAATAACACAGGATACAACACAATAAACTCTTCTTAgcagcatgaaaataaaataatttccacTGTAAAAAAGACCCAGAATTTTACTTTACAATAGACATAAGCAATAGTTCAAGCTGTCAAAAGCTACCTTGACCAGGTGAGCCTTGTATAGACTGATAGTGACTCTTGATTATGATTGTTTGCTAAATCTGTCATTTAACCCCACGCATAGACACCCTTTGAGCAAAACACCCATTCAAGTATTTACAGTAGGTACTACTACAGTAAACCTTTACATCACCAGTCGAACAAACTCTTAGAAATTTGGTTGAATTGAAAAAGGTTTTGGTATAAATTTCAGATATAtttagaaaaaatataaaaatatgtaaatatatatatttaaatattgcaCCAGAGAGatcaaacatccatccatttattttccaagccgcttactccctaatgcggggtcacggggtgctggagcctaacccagctggctgtgggtgagaggcagggtacaccctggacaggtcaccagtccatcgcagggcaacacatagacagacaaccattcacacacacactctcacctacgggcaatggagacagtccaatcaacctaatgcacgtctttggactgtgggaggaagccggagagaaAAATAGGGAAAGAACAtccaaactccacacagaaagggacTAGGGGCCAcctcagggaatcgaacccagaaccttcttgctgtgaggtaacggtgctacccaccgcaccaccgtgccgccccaagatcaaacattttaaatgtttttattgcgTGGGAggatataaatattatttatgtgGCTGAACATATTATGGATCAGTGTCTGGGCCTAGTGACATCAATCTACAGCAATTTTACAACATAGTGTATAACCAGGTACATGCACCAGGTCTCTTTCCAGTGACTCAGTCCCTTTTTTAGTGCCCATGAAATCACAGCGTACAGTAAAAGTTGCAGGAGTTACCACTTTTCTATTATAGACCACATTTTAGTTTGGGGTCATGTATTCTGTGCCACATAAGATACATGTGAGCTGGGAGGAATCTGTGAACCAATATGATCTCTTTATAATAACAAGGATCATACGTATCTATTTTGCTGGAGGGAATGTACAGTCCTGCAGTCTTCACACCCATATGGGAACTCGGACCAAGTCCTGCTTTGGCCAGACACATGCCCATGTAAACATCATCAATGGGAAGAATAGTGATGGACTTGGACATGTTGTATATGACCATAGCTGTGTAGCCAGACAGGAGAAAGCCTCCGCCACCACAGTAAGGAGGGTATGACTCTGACTCTTGCACCTGGACTGGGACAAAGTATTTGCTTCCTTGTGATCTAATGGGTCCAACATTTTGGATCAGATGACCAGTAAAGAGATGTTTACTCCCATCATTGTCATCAAGGCCTTGGAGATACTggaccatgttgtctgtgttggCAAAGACGTCATCATCACCATTAAACAGGAAACGTGCATTTAGACAGTTTCTTTCCATCCATTCCAGGAAGAGGATCTGCTTCAAGGTCAGGTTGAAGAAGGAGTCACTGAAGTCCCACTGGAGGATGTCATTGTACTCACGATGCTCCAGTTCCAGTAGTTTGTTCAGTCGGTTCTTCTCATGACCAGAATCCATGGTTCCTGAGATGAAGAGCCTTCGGATCCACACACCGTTTtgttctctctcctcagccCAGGTTTTACGCAGCACCTCTCTGCGGTCGTAGTTCACAGGGGAGCTTTTAATGACCAGTAGAAGGAAGACTTCTGCTGACTGAGAAGCTCCTCCACATTTGTCAGGAACATCCAGCAACATGGGGAAATGGCGACAGTGTCTGTAGTAGAGGAAGTCTTGTATATGACCAGGAAGAGAGCTGAAGCCTGTGACGTTTGCAGCTGAAGTATTCTGCTCACATTTTAGCCACAAGGACACATAGGAGTCATTTTTGTGAAGTTCCCTTATGTTCCTGTTGTCTTCTTGCCCATCTACAGGAAGTTGGACTGTTTTGCGCTCAATAAAATCTTTACAGAGATGCAGGATCAAGAGGCCAAAAACTCCGACCAGCAGGAAGGTTCTAGCTGTGATTTTCCTCATCCTGGAAACTCTGTcgtcacaaaaacaaacacatctcaGTTAGACTTTAAATAAcagttaattaaaataataaaaagttaaTTTATGCTAAGAATATCAGTCCTGCATGTGTTGAACACTGTCAGAGTAATTCAATTTACCTTAAAGAAATCTGAGCAGCCATAATCTTATGTCTACTGTACCTCTCCAGTGCAAAGTAAACTGTCACTGTTAaagcaaaatgtgaaacaaaggGAAGTGTACACTGAACCTAGGTTAAACATTTGTGATTTTTAAGTCACAGGGCCTTGGCGTTAATGTTGTTAGGGAAGGTTATCCACCCTAGAAAGTCCCGTTTAAATGCCAGAAAAGGAATCGATTTGGGCAACAGCTAAGTGGCCTGACGTTGTCTGTCACACGTTTGCACACAAAAGCTTTCTGTGCACCTATGAAATCATCCCAGCACTATCATCACGAATTCCTGCATTCATGAACACAAGCAGACTCACAACAAGGTGAGCCTGCTTTGAAACTAGGTTTTAGTGTCATGGTTTACCCCGCCTCCCGTCTAAAGGCAGCTGGGACCCCCACAGCCCTAACAGGGATGAAGTGATTTGGATGATTCTCTCTGTATCTAtactgtacgtactgtacatgttgaCCCCCTTCACACtcaaataaatgacaacaaacaaactacTGTTGGTTCTCCAGAGTCACAATGAAGCAGCTGTCTGCTTCCCTGCAAGGCATAATGACATAATCCTTACTGTTCAGATGACTGGAGAAACAACACATGATTAACTGGAGATGCAGCAGAGAAAGTGGGGAAAAAAGTGATCACTGTAATCGGATGTCAGCCGTcaacacagagcagatgtgaGCTAGTTTGGAATCTGGCAGTTGAAGCCTCACTGGATACACAGTGGGTACAGATGGCAGCAGGTCAAATACTGTCACAGTCTCCTCCAAATGGGCGGAATACTGTATGTTAAGTATGTGTGGTAAGACACTGAGTCATAAAAACAAACGGAAAATGTGGAAATAATGATGAATAATGAGCTACACCCTGCTTCCGTCTTAGGAAAAACGCAGAGTTGACTGATATAATTTGAAATGTAACCATATTTGTACCTCAAATTATGCATATTGTTACTTATGCTTGTCTTGTCTTTGGAGTGAATATTGAATAAATCCATCCATTAGTTATCTGGGGTCTAGCCCAGCTGTCATTACGTGATAGGTggggtccaccctggacaggtcaccactTACACCTCACACCAGTCTCCAGTTAAGATGACTGCATGTCTCAGACCCAGGTGCTTCCTGCTATAAGGAAGTTTAATGCATTACTGAAGATTCTAGGCAGTTACTGAAGCTTCAGCGAGTATCTGGTTAATCTTCACTGTTTGATTAAACAAGGTTAATAACAAATCCATATTTCAGCAAAATACCAGCAGAACTCAGACTTCTATTTCTTGAAGGcgtgtatttgttttttcacaTAGGCCAATTTCCACGGATTTTCCATGTGTTGGATTAATAATTAATCAACTCTGCCCAAGAATGGTGAAAATAAAGTTAGCTCCAActgaaaaatgtgacaaatgtaTTGTTATTAATGTAGAAGTGCCAATAATCTTACAATAAACACATTAGTTTCTGCTAATAGTCAATAAGTAGTAACTAAGTCATTTAATATACAATATAGAAACTAAACCGTAAATAGAATTCTTAATAACCATTAGAATAATTAGTTTGTGTACTTCAGGTAGTTCGTTACTAATTAATTCAAGTGGAGACTGTAATCGAATGCTTTTGCAGTCTTGCTTCTGACTCGTGCTGCTGTTGTCTGCCGGTTTTCCGCTGTGGCCGTTCTCAGCCTACGGCGTGTGCAGCCTGCAGTTCTGTCATGTTCTGACTTGGCTGTCAGTTCTGTGATCATCCGCTTACGTCTACTCCTGGTGTCAATGTCGGCTTGTGTAGACGTGTGGAAACAAAAAACTGATCTCATTAATGTTTAAACCCAACAGCTTGACTGAAAGGTGATATGAACAAGCCCCAGTCACAAGAACAGGATGcgttttatttagtttagtcCAGATCCTCAGCTTCATTTTACATTATGCCACTAAAATACCTTCAAGCTGTTTCCATTCTGTTTCCAATCCTTTAAAACAAGTAAAAGTTGGTCCAATAAGATTTAAAAACTTAACACTGATAATAGGATTAAAAAACACGACAAACACGATATCCTGTTTCACTTCCCATATAAAATAAGGATAACTTTGACTAATGCATCTTCCATCATTTGAGCAAAGAAGAAGCGAACTTTTACTAAAATGGCTGAAGGACTAAAAAAATCACTTTCATTAGACGCTTCCATTAGTTTTTTCCGACCTCATCGTTGCCGTTACTGTTTCAGTCGAGGAGACAGAATCAGTGGGCTGAAGGCGAGGTTAAACAAACGTGCTGTTAATCCGACACAAAGTCTCCGTTACTTCGCCAACCGTTAATGGAGCGGCGTGTGGAGGACACTCACCGGCAGCTCGGTCCTCTGCTGTGGGTCTTCAGCGCAGCTCCGTGGGCTATTAATGCGTCCAGTGTTCGGCCGGGCTCTGCTGGGCGGCGCCTGCGGTTCCGACGCCGCCGCTGCAACTCAAAGCGGAATTATCGAGCAAACAATCCGCGTTTTTGCGTCACATGCAGGCATTTTATTCGCTGCCCGACGTGTTAAC from Betta splendens chromosome 4, fBetSpl5.4, whole genome shotgun sequence includes:
- the LOC114854344 gene encoding N-acetyllactosaminide beta-1,3-N-acetylglucosaminyltransferase 3-like — protein: MRKITARTFLLVGVFGLLILHLCKDFIERKTVQLPVDGQEDNRNIRELHKNDSYVSLWLKCEQNTSAANVTGFSSLPGHIQDFLYYRHCRHFPMLLDVPDKCGGASQSAEVFLLLVIKSSPVNYDRREVLRKTWAEEREQNGVWIRRLFISGTMDSGHEKNRLNKLLELEHREYNDILQWDFSDSFFNLTLKQILFLEWMERNCLNARFLFNGDDDVFANTDNMVQYLQGLDDNDGSKHLFTGHLIQNVGPIRSQGSKYFVPVQVQESESYPPYCGGGGFLLSGYTAMVIYNMSKSITILPIDDVYMGMCLAKAGLGPSSHMGVKTAGLYIPSSKIDTYDPCYYKEIILVHRFLPAHMYLMWHRIHDPKLKCGL